In Arthrobacter sp. SLBN-112, a genomic segment contains:
- a CDS encoding GYD domain-containing protein, translated as MPKYLFEATYVGQGIKGLMQEGGTKRRDALADALKSVGGTLESFYYAFGYYDVLGVFDAPDDASAAALSLLINSTGNVNVRLKPLLSVEDLDEAAKKTPSYRAPGQ; from the coding sequence ATGCCGAAGTATCTGTTCGAAGCGACGTATGTGGGCCAGGGCATCAAGGGGCTCATGCAAGAGGGCGGCACCAAGCGGCGGGACGCCCTCGCCGACGCCCTGAAATCCGTCGGCGGAACGCTGGAGAGCTTCTACTACGCCTTTGGCTACTACGACGTCCTTGGTGTTTTTGACGCGCCGGACGACGCCAGTGCCGCAGCATTGTCGCTGCTGATCAACTCCACCGGGAACGTCAACGTCCGCCTCAAGCCGCTCCTCAGCGTGGAGGACCTGGACGAAGCGGCCAAGAAGACACCGTCCTACCGCGCCCCGGGGCAGTAG
- a CDS encoding alpha-hydroxy acid oxidase, whose protein sequence is MKVSEARQLIQVKAPVFSRQRRVLANAFSVEEYRKAARRVLPGGIFDYLDGGSEDEVTLRRNRAVFDSWALMPSWGPVSGPDTSTTLLGKASALPLTLTPTGATRLFHPEGESAVAAAADRAGIPYGLAGLSTVPMETIAADSPGLDRWFNIGLTRDAQALKDKLSRCDAAGFTTLIVGVDTRALGARERDLQNGFTAPPALTLSTIADIARRPAWWISFLRADGISFPNLDSRRAAAPSVVTPAMWQQLLGHSDATSGWKELEALRQAWHGKIVLKGCVNPGDVAKAARIGLDAVQLSNHGGRQLDHMLSPMDVLQESRQKVGDSLEIYVDSGIRRGSDILKALALGADACSIGRAYLYGLAAAGSPGVDRIIQIMADELRRTMTLVGVSSIPELQARGGEILRDIRRSSEILAATASGTNLEDQ, encoded by the coding sequence TTGAAAGTCAGCGAAGCCAGGCAACTCATACAGGTCAAGGCACCTGTATTCTCCAGGCAGCGCCGGGTGCTGGCCAACGCATTCAGTGTGGAGGAGTACCGCAAGGCGGCCCGGCGGGTCCTGCCCGGCGGGATCTTCGACTATCTCGACGGCGGCTCCGAGGACGAGGTGACCCTTCGCCGCAACCGTGCCGTCTTCGACTCGTGGGCGCTCATGCCCAGCTGGGGACCGGTATCCGGGCCGGATACCAGCACCACCCTGCTCGGGAAGGCCAGTGCGCTGCCCCTGACGCTGACCCCTACTGGTGCAACCCGCCTGTTCCACCCGGAGGGAGAGTCGGCCGTCGCAGCTGCGGCGGACCGTGCGGGCATTCCCTATGGACTTGCCGGGCTCAGCACCGTGCCCATGGAGACCATCGCGGCGGACAGCCCCGGGCTGGACCGCTGGTTCAACATTGGGCTGACCCGGGACGCCCAGGCGTTGAAGGACAAACTCTCCCGCTGCGATGCCGCCGGATTCACTACGTTGATTGTCGGCGTCGACACCCGTGCGCTCGGTGCCCGGGAACGGGACCTGCAAAACGGCTTCACCGCCCCTCCGGCGCTCACGCTTTCAACCATCGCGGATATCGCGCGCCGGCCGGCTTGGTGGATCAGCTTCCTGAGGGCGGACGGCATCAGCTTCCCCAACCTGGATTCCCGCCGTGCCGCCGCCCCCTCCGTGGTCACTCCCGCCATGTGGCAACAGCTCCTGGGCCATTCGGATGCCACCAGCGGGTGGAAGGAACTGGAAGCGCTCCGCCAGGCCTGGCACGGCAAAATCGTGCTCAAAGGGTGTGTCAATCCCGGCGACGTTGCAAAGGCAGCCAGGATCGGCCTGGATGCCGTCCAGTTGAGCAACCACGGCGGCCGCCAGCTCGACCACATGCTCAGTCCCATGGATGTGTTGCAGGAATCGCGTCAAAAGGTGGGTGATTCCCTGGAGATCTACGTGGACTCGGGAATCCGGCGCGGCAGTGACATCTTGAAGGCGCTGGCGCTGGGAGCCGACGCCTGTTCGATTGGCAGGGCTTATCTGTATGGGTTGGCGGCTGCCGGATCGCCTGGAGTGGACCGCATCATCCAGATAATGGCGGATGAGCTCAGGCGTACGATGACGTTGGTGGGCGTTTCCAGCATTCCTGAGCTGCAGGCTCGGGGCGGCGAGATACTCCGTGACATTCGCCGTTCCAGCGAAATCCTTGCAGCAACAGCATCAGGCACGAATCTCGAAGATCAGTGA
- a CDS encoding LacI family DNA-binding transcriptional regulator has protein sequence MESRRYGSATLLDVARLAGVSRSTAARALGGYGAVSHELQSMVAAAAEALGYRGNALARSVSSGRSHTIGVVISDIENPHFAKAVRGMTDAAKAAGFDVILANTDENLDAERAAVQVFLDKRVDGLIVASASRSDSAHLLDVVRMGRPLVLFDRRPDNVEADWVGTDCYADATAVMDYLIDRGHKNIVFLSATTKTPEELESGHPLPISTIADRVRAVRTAALAAGIRYEFISDAMSPERSHEIVASLLRRGHRPSAIIASYSRIALPAFQAIREAGLEVPRDISLVCLDDAEWMTVSSPEVTAVSLPAYELGLKAAEVLVGRIENSGSDLRDHLLPAAFAERGSVAKIPARA, from the coding sequence ATGGAATCCCGACGGTACGGCAGCGCCACCTTGCTGGATGTGGCGCGCTTGGCTGGTGTCTCCCGTTCGACGGCGGCGCGGGCCCTCGGCGGCTACGGGGCCGTAAGCCACGAGCTTCAGTCGATGGTGGCGGCAGCCGCTGAAGCCCTTGGCTATCGGGGGAACGCCTTGGCCCGCAGCGTCAGCTCCGGACGCTCGCACACCATTGGGGTTGTCATCAGCGATATCGAGAATCCCCACTTCGCGAAGGCCGTCCGGGGAATGACCGATGCCGCCAAGGCTGCCGGGTTTGACGTCATCCTGGCCAATACAGATGAGAACCTCGACGCTGAACGGGCGGCCGTTCAGGTGTTCCTCGACAAGCGCGTGGATGGGTTGATCGTTGCCTCCGCGAGTCGAAGCGACTCTGCGCATTTGTTGGATGTGGTGCGGATGGGGCGCCCGCTGGTCCTCTTTGACCGGCGCCCGGACAATGTTGAAGCGGACTGGGTGGGGACTGATTGCTACGCCGATGCGACGGCGGTCATGGACTATCTCATCGACAGGGGCCATAAGAACATCGTCTTCCTGTCGGCCACCACGAAGACGCCTGAAGAGCTGGAATCCGGGCATCCGCTGCCCATTTCGACCATTGCGGACAGGGTGCGTGCCGTTCGCACGGCCGCCCTGGCGGCGGGAATCCGCTACGAGTTCATCTCGGACGCCATGTCCCCGGAGCGGTCCCATGAGATTGTCGCCTCCCTGCTCCGCCGCGGCCACCGGCCCAGCGCCATCATCGCCTCCTACAGCCGCATTGCGCTCCCGGCATTCCAGGCCATTCGCGAGGCCGGCCTGGAGGTTCCGCGGGACATCTCCCTGGTCTGCCTGGATGACGCAGAGTGGATGACCGTCAGCAGCCCCGAGGTGACCGCAGTGTCCTTGCCTGCGTATGAGCTGGGTCTAAAGGCGGCCGAGGTGCTGGTTGGCCGGATCGAGAACTCGGGATCGGACCTGAGGGACCACCTGCTGCCGGCGGCGTTCGCGGAGCGTGGCTCCGTGGCGAAGATACCCGCACGCGCGTAA
- the argH gene encoding argininosuccinate lyase translates to MQEQTKLWGGRFAGSSSPELSRFSRSDPRYFRMAPYDLHGSRAHVRELNRSGLIDDAELALFLDTIDVLARDIEANLVQPQEADEDVHTFLERLLIERMGPAGGKIRAGRSRNDQAANDLRLYMRDKVRLIADLLVELAEALGSQADRHLHTSVPGFTHLQSAQPVVFAHQLLAHAQPLVRDLDRFRDWDRRAAVSPLGAAALAGSTFALSPELAAKDQGYESSAENSIDAVGSRDAAIEFLFVCSLTLIDISRLCEEIISWASQQFRWITMDDAYCTGSSIMPQKKNPDIAELARGKAGRVLGDLMGLMASVKSLPLAYNRDLAEDKNAVIDAVETIEVALPALSGLVRTFSVNVDEVRRQATAGYTLATEVADWLARQGIPFSEAHDISGALVRFCESHGLDYDDLTDEQLAAVDSRLTPEIRGVLSLEAALAAHSGFGGTAPERVAEQLTRLRAKLDQARSWAADYQGLRVPSGAAG, encoded by the coding sequence ATGCAAGAACAGACAAAGCTGTGGGGCGGCCGGTTTGCTGGTTCCTCCAGTCCTGAACTCTCCCGCTTCTCGCGGTCCGATCCCCGGTACTTCCGGATGGCCCCCTACGACCTGCACGGTTCCCGGGCCCATGTACGTGAACTCAACCGGTCAGGCCTTATTGATGACGCCGAACTCGCGCTGTTCCTCGACACGATTGATGTCCTGGCCAGGGACATCGAAGCAAACCTGGTCCAGCCGCAGGAAGCGGACGAGGACGTCCACACCTTCCTGGAGCGGCTGCTGATTGAACGCATGGGGCCAGCGGGCGGAAAGATCCGCGCCGGCCGCTCCCGTAACGACCAGGCCGCCAATGACCTCCGGCTCTACATGCGGGACAAGGTCCGGCTGATCGCCGACCTCCTGGTCGAACTGGCCGAGGCACTGGGCTCCCAGGCGGACCGGCACCTCCACACTTCGGTCCCGGGATTCACCCACCTCCAGTCGGCGCAGCCGGTCGTCTTTGCCCACCAGTTGCTGGCCCACGCCCAACCCCTGGTCCGGGACCTGGACCGGTTCCGGGACTGGGACCGCAGGGCGGCCGTTTCGCCCCTCGGTGCGGCAGCGCTGGCCGGTTCCACCTTCGCGTTGTCTCCAGAGCTGGCCGCCAAGGACCAGGGGTACGAGTCGAGCGCGGAGAATTCGATCGATGCCGTGGGAAGCCGCGATGCCGCCATCGAGTTCCTCTTCGTCTGCTCCCTGACGCTCATTGATATCTCCCGGCTCTGCGAGGAGATCATCTCCTGGGCATCCCAGCAGTTCCGCTGGATCACTATGGACGATGCCTACTGCACCGGCAGCTCGATCATGCCGCAGAAGAAGAACCCGGACATCGCCGAACTTGCCAGGGGCAAGGCCGGCCGGGTCCTGGGGGATCTCATGGGACTGATGGCCTCCGTCAAGTCGCTCCCACTCGCCTACAACCGGGACCTTGCCGAGGACAAGAACGCAGTCATCGACGCCGTTGAAACCATCGAGGTCGCTCTTCCCGCGCTGTCGGGCCTGGTGCGGACGTTCTCGGTCAACGTCGACGAGGTCCGCCGGCAAGCCACGGCGGGTTACACCCTGGCCACCGAGGTTGCCGACTGGTTGGCGCGGCAGGGAATTCCCTTCAGCGAAGCGCATGACATCTCAGGGGCGCTGGTGCGGTTCTGCGAATCACACGGTCTGGACTACGACGACCTCACTGATGAGCAACTCGCCGCGGTGGATTCCCGGCTGACCCCGGAGATCAGAGGTGTCCTTAGCCTTGAAGCTGCCCTTGCGGCCCATTCCGGGTTTGGCGGCACCGCCCCGGAACGGGTTGCCGAACAACTCACACGACTCCGGGCAAAGCTGGACCAGGCACGAAGCTGGGCGGCCGACTACCAGGGGCTGCGCGTCCCGTCCGGCGCAGCGGGCTGA
- a CDS encoding amidohydrolase family protein, producing the protein MTLVLRNVRPWGGDPVDVTLDGAVITAVGPVAVHGTAPADAGTVPAAAAVDGRGRILLPSFSDVHVHLDSTRLGLPFRPHTGTPGVWNMMLNDRNNWRNAEASITERATHTLGSMIERGTTRVRSYAQVDADAGLERFEAVLAARETHQDRADVAVIAFPQAGLLRETGSAEVLEEALKLGADVVGGIDPCALDRDPVRHLDIVFGLAEKYGLPVDIHLHEPGQLGLFSTQLILERTKALGMQGLVTISHAFCLGELPDAQLDELLADMGELDVSVATVAPASPLPLQRLTAAGIRVGLGEDGQRDYWSPYGNADMLDRTWQLAFTNKFRADELIEHCAAVATIGGASVIDPAAQRLTSVADRPGLAVGDPAELVLLEGDTVTAAVMDKLPGRTVIHRGTVVADGLQLV; encoded by the coding sequence ATGACCCTGGTTCTCCGCAACGTCCGCCCCTGGGGCGGGGACCCCGTCGACGTGACGCTCGACGGCGCGGTGATCACCGCCGTCGGGCCCGTTGCCGTGCATGGGACTGCTCCTGCGGACGCGGGCACTGTGCCGGCTGCCGCCGCGGTGGACGGGCGCGGCCGGATCCTGCTGCCGTCCTTTTCCGACGTCCACGTCCACCTCGATTCCACCCGGTTGGGGCTGCCGTTCCGGCCTCACACCGGAACCCCCGGGGTGTGGAACATGATGCTCAACGACCGGAACAACTGGCGCAACGCCGAAGCGTCCATCACCGAGCGCGCCACGCACACCCTGGGCTCGATGATCGAGCGCGGCACCACGCGGGTGCGCAGCTACGCCCAGGTGGACGCCGACGCCGGGCTGGAACGTTTTGAGGCCGTCCTCGCCGCCCGGGAAACACACCAGGACAGGGCGGACGTCGCCGTCATAGCGTTTCCCCAGGCCGGGCTGCTCCGGGAGACGGGCAGCGCCGAAGTGCTCGAGGAGGCGCTGAAGCTCGGCGCCGATGTGGTGGGCGGGATCGATCCCTGCGCCCTGGACCGCGACCCCGTCCGGCACCTGGACATCGTCTTCGGGCTGGCCGAAAAGTACGGCCTGCCCGTGGACATCCACCTGCACGAGCCGGGCCAGCTGGGCCTGTTCAGCACCCAGCTGATCCTGGAACGCACCAAGGCGCTGGGCATGCAGGGGCTGGTGACCATCTCGCACGCCTTCTGCCTCGGGGAACTGCCCGACGCCCAACTCGACGAACTCCTGGCGGACATGGGCGAACTGGACGTCTCCGTGGCAACGGTTGCGCCCGCTTCCCCGCTGCCACTGCAACGGCTCACCGCCGCCGGCATCCGGGTGGGCCTGGGCGAGGACGGCCAGCGCGACTACTGGTCCCCGTACGGCAATGCGGACATGCTGGACCGGACCTGGCAGCTGGCGTTCACCAACAAGTTCCGGGCGGATGAGCTGATCGAGCACTGCGCGGCCGTGGCCACCATCGGCGGGGCCAGCGTCATCGACCCCGCTGCGCAGCGGCTCACCTCCGTCGCGGACCGGCCCGGGCTCGCAGTGGGCGATCCCGCGGAACTGGTGCTCTTGGAGGGTGACACCGTGACGGCTGCTGTGATGGACAAGCTCCCCGGCCGCACGGTGATCCACCGCGGCACGGTGGTGGCGGACGGGCTGCAGTTGGTCTGA
- a CDS encoding ABC transporter substrate-binding protein — MRTRYILPVLTIGTALALSGCVDNSQPAATGSAAASASAAAVDVKKDDAIAAAVPSKIKNAGVLNVGMANNYPPNEFKDDNGAPAGWSVDLTNALGKVMGLKVNFDIGTFDNILPAVRGGKDDMGMSSFSDTIEREKQVDFVNYYSAGIQWAAPKGKTVDPNNACGLKVAVQATTYEDTDEVPKKSKTCTDAGKPAIQIFKFDAQDQATNALVVGQVDAMSADSPVTLYAISKTKDKLQTAGDAFEVAPYGIPVAKGSDFTPVLQKALQSLIDDGSYTKILSKWGVEAGGIKKADLNVAAKG; from the coding sequence ATGCGCACCCGATATATTCTCCCCGTCCTTACCATCGGTACGGCGCTCGCGCTCTCCGGATGCGTTGACAACAGCCAGCCGGCCGCCACCGGCTCGGCAGCGGCCAGCGCTTCCGCCGCCGCCGTCGATGTCAAGAAGGATGATGCCATTGCCGCGGCCGTGCCCTCGAAGATCAAGAATGCCGGGGTGCTCAACGTCGGCATGGCCAACAACTACCCGCCCAACGAGTTCAAGGACGACAACGGGGCGCCCGCAGGCTGGTCCGTGGACCTCACCAACGCGCTGGGCAAGGTGATGGGCCTCAAGGTCAACTTCGATATCGGCACGTTCGACAACATCCTGCCGGCCGTGCGCGGCGGCAAGGATGACATGGGAATGTCCTCCTTCAGCGACACCATTGAACGCGAGAAGCAGGTGGACTTCGTCAATTACTACTCAGCCGGTATCCAGTGGGCGGCGCCTAAAGGCAAGACCGTGGACCCCAACAACGCCTGCGGCCTCAAGGTGGCCGTCCAGGCAACCACCTACGAGGACACCGATGAAGTGCCTAAGAAGTCGAAGACCTGCACCGACGCCGGCAAGCCGGCCATCCAGATCTTCAAGTTTGATGCCCAGGACCAGGCCACCAACGCCCTGGTGGTGGGGCAGGTGGATGCCATGAGCGCCGACTCGCCAGTGACCCTGTACGCGATTTCCAAGACCAAGGACAAGCTGCAGACCGCCGGCGACGCATTCGAGGTGGCCCCGTACGGGATCCCCGTGGCCAAGGGCAGCGACTTCACTCCCGTCCTGCAGAAAGCGCTCCAGTCACTGATTGACGACGGCAGCTACACCAAAATCCTGTCCAAGTGGGGAGTGGAAGCCGGCGGAATCAAGAAGGCGGATCTCAACGTGGCAGCCAAGGGGTAA
- a CDS encoding amino acid ABC transporter permease, which produces MKTQPAPSIAGTESVDLKIVPRRHIGRWIGATAVVLLLVWLAVSFSRAKISWPTVQEYLTVPVLIQGIGVALILTAVAMAIGLVLGVVTAVMRLSKNPVVSGVAWLYIWVFRGTPVYLQLLMWFNLALIFPVIGIPGLYSGRMIDILTPFVAASIGLGLNQGAYTSEVVRGGILSVDEGQTEAAQAVGMTRLQAMRRIVLPQAMRVIIPPVGNEVIGMLKTTSLASAIGVSEILSEAQHIYYVNNRIMELLIVCAVWYLGAVSILSIGQFYLERFFAKGSSSRQLPMTPIQRLSSIFGTNRKARS; this is translated from the coding sequence ATGAAGACTCAACCAGCGCCCAGCATCGCAGGCACTGAATCGGTCGATCTGAAAATCGTCCCGCGCCGGCACATAGGGAGGTGGATTGGCGCCACGGCCGTGGTGCTGCTCCTGGTCTGGCTGGCCGTCTCCTTTTCCCGGGCAAAGATCAGCTGGCCCACGGTCCAGGAATACCTGACTGTCCCCGTGTTGATCCAAGGCATCGGAGTGGCCCTGATCCTCACGGCAGTCGCCATGGCGATCGGCCTGGTCCTCGGCGTTGTCACAGCGGTGATGCGCCTGTCGAAGAACCCGGTGGTCTCGGGCGTCGCGTGGCTCTACATCTGGGTCTTCCGCGGCACCCCGGTGTACCTGCAGCTCCTGATGTGGTTCAACCTGGCCCTCATTTTCCCGGTGATCGGCATCCCCGGGCTCTATTCCGGCCGCATGATCGACATCCTGACTCCCTTCGTCGCGGCATCCATCGGCCTGGGGCTGAACCAGGGCGCCTACACGTCCGAGGTGGTCCGGGGCGGAATTCTTTCCGTGGATGAGGGCCAGACGGAGGCCGCCCAGGCGGTCGGCATGACCCGGCTGCAGGCCATGCGGCGGATCGTCCTGCCGCAGGCCATGAGGGTCATTATCCCGCCGGTGGGCAACGAGGTCATCGGCATGCTGAAGACCACCTCCTTGGCTTCCGCGATCGGCGTGAGCGAGATCCTTTCCGAGGCCCAGCACATCTACTACGTCAACAACCGGATCATGGAACTCCTGATCGTCTGCGCGGTCTGGTACCTGGGCGCGGTGTCCATCCTGAGCATCGGGCAGTTCTACCTGGAACGGTTCTTCGCCAAGGGCTCCTCAAGCCGCCAACTGCCCATGACGCCCATCCAGAGGTTGTCGAGCATTTTCGGTACCAACAGGAAGGCACGCTCATGA
- a CDS encoding amino acid ABC transporter ATP-binding protein gives MVLAEKVSKNFGANKVLRGISLEVGRGQVLCIVGPSGSGKSTFLRCINHLERVDGGRLSIDGELVGYRQKGGKLYELKLSEAAFQRREIGMVFQRFNLFPHLTALENITLAPIRVKGLSKAKAIARANELLERVGLEDKGGAYPAHLSGGQQQRVAIARALAMDPKLMLFDEPTSALDPELVGEVLEVMKELAGSGMTMLVVTHEMGFAREVADTLVFMDEGVVVEAGPPRQVLTNPQHQRTKEFLSKVL, from the coding sequence ATGGTACTTGCCGAGAAGGTATCCAAGAACTTCGGCGCGAACAAGGTCCTGCGTGGGATCAGCCTGGAGGTGGGGCGCGGCCAGGTGCTGTGCATTGTGGGGCCGAGCGGCTCGGGCAAGTCGACGTTCCTGCGCTGCATCAATCACCTGGAACGGGTGGACGGCGGCCGCCTGTCGATCGATGGTGAGTTGGTGGGGTACCGGCAAAAGGGGGGAAAGCTGTATGAACTGAAGCTCTCCGAAGCGGCCTTCCAGCGCAGGGAGATCGGGATGGTGTTCCAGCGGTTCAATCTTTTCCCCCACTTGACGGCCCTGGAGAACATCACGCTGGCCCCTATCCGCGTCAAGGGCCTCTCCAAGGCCAAAGCCATTGCCCGGGCGAATGAGTTGCTGGAGCGTGTGGGGCTGGAGGACAAGGGCGGCGCCTACCCCGCGCACCTGTCCGGCGGCCAGCAGCAGCGGGTGGCCATCGCCCGTGCCCTGGCCATGGACCCCAAACTGATGCTCTTTGACGAGCCCACCAGCGCCTTGGACCCGGAGTTGGTGGGGGAGGTGCTGGAAGTCATGAAGGAACTGGCCGGGAGCGGCATGACCATGCTGGTGGTGACCCACGAGATGGGTTTTGCCCGCGAGGTGGCGGACACCCTCGTCTTCATGGACGAGGGCGTGGTGGTGGAGGCCGGGCCGCCACGGCAAGTCCTGACGAACCCGCAGCACCAGAGGACCAAGGAGTTCCTCTCCAAAGTCCTCTGA
- a CDS encoding DUF1295 domain-containing protein, with the protein MKDQSRKALISTVIAVVVAVLIALAGSQGGSRIGGFPVFALGVAAAFVIQWLVFIPSFKAQTEKFYDLTGALTYIFITVFLVLASPGVDARGMLLAAMVVLWAARLGSFLFLRISKHGKDDRFDELKPDFFRFLNTWTIQGLWVVLTAALAWVAITSDKKVGLDGFFWVGLLVWAAGITVETMADIEKNRFKADPANKGRFINTGLWSKSRHPNYFGEISLWVGVAIIALPVLQGWQWAALISPVFVALLLTKGSGVPPLEKKADKKWGGQPDYEEYKKNTPVLLPKLK; encoded by the coding sequence ATGAAGGACCAGAGCCGCAAGGCGCTTATCAGTACCGTCATCGCCGTGGTGGTGGCGGTGCTTATTGCCCTCGCCGGCAGCCAGGGCGGTTCCCGGATTGGGGGCTTCCCGGTGTTTGCGCTGGGGGTTGCCGCGGCGTTCGTGATCCAGTGGCTGGTGTTCATTCCCAGCTTCAAGGCGCAGACCGAGAAGTTCTATGACCTCACCGGAGCCCTGACCTACATCTTCATTACCGTGTTCCTGGTGCTGGCCTCCCCGGGCGTGGATGCGCGCGGCATGCTGCTGGCGGCCATGGTGGTGCTGTGGGCTGCCAGACTTGGCAGTTTCCTGTTCCTGCGGATCAGCAAGCACGGCAAGGACGACCGGTTCGACGAGCTCAAGCCGGACTTCTTCCGTTTCCTGAACACCTGGACCATCCAGGGCTTGTGGGTGGTCCTCACCGCGGCGCTGGCGTGGGTGGCCATCACCTCGGACAAGAAGGTGGGCCTGGACGGGTTCTTCTGGGTGGGCCTGCTGGTCTGGGCCGCGGGCATCACCGTGGAGACCATGGCGGATATCGAGAAGAACCGCTTCAAGGCAGATCCCGCCAACAAGGGCCGCTTCATCAACACCGGCTTGTGGTCCAAGTCCCGCCACCCGAACTACTTCGGCGAAATCAGCCTGTGGGTGGGCGTGGCCATCATCGCGCTGCCCGTGCTGCAGGGCTGGCAGTGGGCCGCGCTGATTTCCCCGGTGTTCGTGGCACTGCTGCTCACCAAGGGCAGCGGCGTCCCGCCCTTGGAGAAGAAGGCGGACAAGAAGTGGGGCGGCCAGCCGGACTACGAGGAGTACAAGAAGAACACGCCTGTGCTGCTGCCAAAGCTTAAGTAG
- a CDS encoding amino acid ABC transporter ATP-binding protein, which translates to MTTNVLVRAENVHKSFGLNEVLKGINLEVNSGEVVCLLGASGSGKSTFLRCINHLETLSNGRIWVGEKVVGYRQDGNRLFELSDKEAARQRRSIGMVFQRFNLFPHMTVLENIIEGPVLVNKVKPAEAKRHASELLARVGLEGREGSYPRQLSGGQQQRVAIARALAMKPELILFDEPTSALDPELVGEVLDVMKDLAKSGLTMIVVTHEIGFAKEVADRVAFMHGGEIVELGPPAEVLGNPQHERTKAFLSRVF; encoded by the coding sequence ATGACCACCAACGTTCTGGTCCGCGCCGAAAACGTCCACAAGAGCTTTGGCCTCAACGAGGTCCTCAAAGGCATCAACCTCGAGGTCAACAGCGGCGAGGTGGTTTGCCTGCTCGGTGCCTCAGGCTCCGGCAAGAGCACGTTTCTGCGCTGCATCAACCATCTGGAAACGCTGTCCAACGGACGCATCTGGGTGGGGGAGAAGGTGGTGGGTTACCGGCAGGACGGCAACCGCCTCTTTGAACTCTCCGACAAGGAAGCCGCCCGCCAGCGCCGTTCCATCGGCATGGTGTTCCAGCGGTTCAATCTCTTCCCCCACATGACCGTGCTGGAAAACATCATCGAAGGCCCGGTCCTCGTCAACAAGGTCAAACCGGCCGAGGCCAAACGGCACGCGTCCGAACTGCTTGCCCGGGTGGGCCTGGAAGGACGCGAAGGGTCCTATCCCAGGCAACTCTCCGGCGGCCAGCAGCAGCGCGTGGCGATCGCCAGGGCCCTGGCCATGAAACCCGAGCTGATCCTCTTCGACGAACCGACATCGGCACTGGACCCCGAACTGGTGGGCGAAGTACTGGACGTCATGAAAGACCTCGCAAAATCCGGCCTCACCATGATCGTTGTGACCCACGAGATTGGTTTCGCCAAGGAAGTGGCTGACCGTGTGGCGTTCATGCACGGCGGCGAAATCGTTGAACTCGGCCCCCCGGCCGAGGTCCTTGGCAACCCGCAGCACGAGCGGACCAAGGCATTCCTCTCCCGCGTCTTCTAA
- a CDS encoding amino acid ABC transporter permease: MSRPETDGMTAADPGRGSRAVSASTADDSTAEAIVAIPLRHPWRILIAVLLVLGLAVFLLDAAQRPDYGWADVGKYIFDRRISQAAWVTLSLTVYAMIGAIVIGLLLAIMRLSPNPVLKNIAWLYIWIFRGTPVYVQLVFWGLVSLIYPVFTVGIPFMDPWVTIPNAIFTNLYITAVIGLGLNEAAYMSEIVRAGLLSVDRGQEEAATALALSWGQTMRFVVVPQAMKIIIPPTGNEVISMLKTTSLVAAIPLSIDLYGVSRGISAVTFTPVPLLIVASLWYLLFTSVLMVGQHFIEKRFSRGTGRADTGRQSPTSGTAQAGTAPAAIPGTPLPGAPGAPLGNDFGGKG, encoded by the coding sequence ATGAGCAGGCCGGAAACCGACGGAATGACCGCGGCTGACCCCGGCAGAGGTTCCAGGGCCGTAAGTGCCTCCACGGCTGATGATTCGACGGCGGAGGCCATCGTCGCCATTCCGCTGCGCCACCCCTGGCGGATCCTGATCGCCGTGCTCCTGGTGCTCGGTCTGGCGGTGTTTCTGCTGGACGCAGCCCAGCGCCCGGACTACGGCTGGGCGGACGTGGGCAAATACATCTTCGACCGGCGGATCAGCCAGGCAGCGTGGGTGACGTTGTCGCTGACCGTCTACGCGATGATTGGCGCCATCGTGATCGGGCTGCTGCTGGCCATCATGCGCCTTTCGCCCAACCCGGTACTGAAGAACATTGCGTGGCTGTACATCTGGATTTTCCGAGGCACCCCGGTATATGTGCAGTTGGTCTTCTGGGGCCTGGTGTCCCTGATCTATCCGGTGTTCACGGTGGGTATCCCGTTCATGGATCCGTGGGTCACCATCCCCAACGCGATCTTCACCAACCTCTACATCACCGCCGTGATCGGGCTGGGCCTGAACGAGGCCGCCTACATGTCCGAGATCGTGCGCGCGGGGCTGCTGTCCGTGGACCGGGGCCAGGAGGAAGCGGCCACGGCGCTGGCCCTGTCCTGGGGACAAACGATGCGGTTCGTGGTGGTGCCGCAGGCCATGAAGATCATCATTCCGCCAACCGGCAACGAGGTGATCTCGATGCTGAAGACCACGTCGCTGGTGGCCGCCATCCCCTTGAGCATTGACCTGTACGGCGTATCCCGTGGTATTTCTGCGGTGACCTTCACCCCCGTTCCGCTGCTGATCGTCGCGTCCCTGTGGTACCTGCTCTTCACGTCGGTCCTGATGGTGGGCCAGCACTTCATTGAAAAGCGGTTCTCCCGCGGCACCGGGCGGGCGGATACTGGCAGGCAGTCGCCGACGTCGGGAACGGCCCAGGCGGGCACGGCACCCGCGGCGATTCCCGGGACCCCGCTTCCGGGGGCGCCCGGCGCCCCGCTTGGCAATGACTTTGGAGGCAAAGGATGA